A window of Ictalurus furcatus strain D&B chromosome 4, Billie_1.0, whole genome shotgun sequence genomic DNA:
ACGTTAGGTGTATTTATGGGGTAATTTTGGTAACCGTGACTCTTTTCTGTGTCAGTTCTGAGaaaaatgttgatatttctaACCATTTGGTCTTGTTTTCAATGTCACTGTGCTTTTACGTTGTCCTTATCAAAGACTTAATGGGTATAGGCTAGCTAGTTAAGCGTTTAGCCTCAGTCATTAGCAAGCTTGTTGCCCATATTTTcatgttgcctagcaacagtgttctccATTTGAACAGCAAGCATATTTCATATGTtcgccaaaaaaaaacccagtaatTGATCGATTCCAGTTACctcagtctgaaaaaaaaaatcccatctcatatatatatatatatatatatatatatatatatatatatatatatatatatatatatataatgtcccATATCAATatcatatttcatattcatctgGTAAGTTATCCATAATAAAACTCAACATTATTTACCTAGATAACCACAATTGCTTTACGTGTCTAGACCtttcatttctgtaaagctgctacACAAATCAAATGAAACTGGATTGAACAGTGTTACTCTGGCACTccatagcaaaaataaaataatttgcaaCACTTTTGcattaataaatactgtaatcacaataataaataaatactttatcaCTGTCTCAGTCCCAATAAAATGCTGCTGCTGGAGATTAGTGAGAAACCCCACTGTTTAGGAGACATGTCCGTATTTAGAGCCAGCCTTAGGGCGTATCTGACTGGAGTGTGTGCCAGCGCGCTGTTTCCACCTGACCTCGGCTGCACATCTCCTTCCAGTGCTGTTGCCCCACCTCCGGTCCTTCAGAGCCAATCAGAACGCGGCCAAGCACGCTGCTTTTCGTGTACAGTCGTCCCTGCAGAAATGCACCGATGGTGAGAGTGGAGATTTTATTCAGAGACAGACTGAATTTGAtcaaatacatacagtaaatcagtctttaaacagaaaacaattcTGTGGTGTGATGCCATtggagtgctttattcctcttatacaactgCACTTTTCCAGTGATTAGCATTTTATGTCTTAAAGAATGATgtcttattttgaaaaaaatctatttaaagtTACATGTACTGTTGTCATCTGtctaaaagatttttttcactgtcagaaaacttaaagttacatcTTTACctttaactgttacaaagtcctaacactggagactccttcaataaacgttaaataaacgtcacCTGACATAAATCttcactaaattaaaaaaaaaattaaaaatacgcattttttgttaaataacactttaaaaatgtattattagtcttagattatgaaGAGCATCCTCTATAGAAATCCTTGAgtaagttactatagaaattattaCAATGAGCACTCCaatataaacctgatttgtGTTTCAgctataggaaattaatcagcacattctgaccaatcagaattgagaattcaacagagctgtggtgttaaataatatttttatgtcattGAAGATACTGGCTAGtcatgtttgttaaaaaaaaaaaaaatgtgaacgTGAGGGATTTAAAACTTTACGtaatacagcgggggaaataagtattggacgcattataaatatatttccaatgaggttattcacatgaaattctcaccagacatcggtattaactcaagaaatccgcaaatgtaaagaattcacaacattaaagaccataaataaagttatgtgtaataaagtggaatgacacgggaagaaaagtattgaacacgctaagaaaaagcagttctccaaggcaaggtaaggcaaggaactaTCTGAAATTCATAAGTTATTACACActctatctgtgcaaattaatattagctgggttagtaaattgatggtctataaaaaggcttttcgttaccaaggtgtcacataagaaacatctcatgatgggtaaaagcaaagcgctctcccaagaccttcacagccttattgcaaaacatattgatggaatcggatacagatgtatttcaatcctccagtaagcaccattggggccattatccacaagtggaagcaacatcactctgtcatcaaccggccactaaccctaaccctaaccctaaccatatttactgaaacaaatgttgacgcgtccaatacttatttccctcactgtatttctTGACAAAAATTCGGTCTAGACACTTATTATAGGTTTAAATAGACTAACCAGATAGCATTAGCAGTACATAATGTTTTACTTATAAAGAGAGAATTTGTGTCTAGATACTGTATCTTCACATTTTGACTAAAATAGATATCGTCGTTGGAACAAGAAataagtgagaaagaaaaagagtatTCAGTTAGTAAAATAACTGTGGTatgttgaaaatatatttaaatcattatttaaacTAATGAACTGGTATTATAAAGATCTGATATCTAATGATTACCTGCATGACGATGAACTCCAGGACCAGTGGAAGTCTGATGATGTCACCGGGAGGTAAATCGAACAGGAAAGGTGCGTTCCACACCGCGTTAGATCCACTCGCTCCCTTTGTCTCTTTAGTACTGATCACTTTCCCACCCTGTCGCATGTTGATGACAACGTAGTGATCTGTAGCAGttgaacagaaacaaaagggcctgtcatttaaaaaaaaaacaacaacaacaacaacaactttgtaTTGGCATTGATTGAGATTTTTCAGATTGAGAAAAAACAGATCAAGTACTAAACATAATTGACTTTGTTGCAGCCCTGGTTTTATCACATTTACCACACTAATGTATGTAATTAGTTAATTGaatcacttttttaattaagaaGGCTAATGTCCTGTCGTCTTTTCATGTCACTGGATCTGAGAAACATTATAAAAGTTCTGTGTTTAGTCTGGACTCATAGCAGCGTCTGGTAAAAAACAATgtatgttatacagtatataatgctAGCATACCTGCAGCTCCAGGCATTCGTGTTAGCTTGGCCAGGTTCTCAGCTTTGCGCACCATCACTTTGATCCGATGGGCCTGAGTCTGGTACTGAAGCAGGACAAAAAGTTGACCCAAAGGCTTTGAAATGCACACCGATGTCCTCATTGATCCCAAAGAGTCCTGGGTACTGTGGCTCTGAAAGCATACACGATTCATTTGTACTgtacttataccacagtgctccTGAATTCTCACAACGTATTTTCGTtagaaggtgttaattaattttcgATCACAGAAAACAGCTCTGAGAGCAGTTCCAGctgcaaagcaaatcacaggttcatattaacACATtcgctctaatacgttatcgttccTGTGGCAGAAGCTCCACGTACCGTAATccaaatctaataataaacacgttTCGAAACAGGTGTTgatgtttaataaatacaaatgtataaTACTTGATGAgcaaagttttctgtaaggagaagtttatttaacatttatggaaggagtctccagtgtcagcgctttttttttttccccctagagGCTGGTGAATGAAACACAATGctgtacaacattaaatgtaactataaacagatataaatgTGAAGGGTCAATCCATTTAATCCATTCAAAATCATAATCATCGGCACACTGTGGTACAAGAAGAATAAAGCAcctcaggacatgctgttgtaggaaaatactCAACTTTGGGCAGGTCGCAGTAACTGattcatggattattttcttgtTACAGCACGACCCGAGCGTTTCATCCCTTAAACAGTAACTCACACACTCCCAGTCACATATACAGAATATCAACACATTGAGTTTATTACAGTGTAATCTCTATTAGCGCTACAGATCTTACTATATAAGGGCTAATTAACTTATTGTAGCTTTTAAATGAGTTGTACAAATAGTTTAATGAGATACAGTCTTACTGACGTCCTCCACAAAAGTCAAGTTTTGACTCATTATAGAATAAATCGTTAAAAAtcgtttttaaaaatggattgATATTTTATTCTGTGGACAACAGGTGAACTTACAGCCTGcgatatttcatttaatttcctaCCACCTTAGTATTTTACACAAATCTTAAGATATATACATAATGGTTCAGTTCATTTGCATGTATTGAGCTGTTGGTGTAGTGGGATGATCAGTAGGCAAACTGTTGGAGTTTATCTTTTATTactcagcacacacacgcacacacgcacacacacacacacacacgcatgcctgctgaggatgatgtcacccCAGTGGTTGCtgtatcaggtgtgtgtgtgcttcaacTCCATGTAGCAAACATCTGTTCTTATAACGAACATGTCTCTCACAAATGTCACCGAGTCTGATTTCTCTGCAGctaaaacataaaattaagaaataaatttcCTCCTACAGTGTTAATTCGGAGCAGAATTTATCAAGAGTAGGTGGAAAACAAAccgtaataaataaatgctgtaggAGTTGATTTAACACTGCTGACTTTAGCTTGGAAGAGAAATTTAAataggcatatatatatatatatatatatatatatatatatatatatatatatatatatatatatatattttttttttttttttttgatgatgacgatgatgataagCTTGGGTGTAATAAATCACGTCAGTTTTAAACCTACTTCATTTccaaagtgcattaaaaaaaaatctcctgaaTAAATCACTATGAGAAATGAATGAGTTAGACTGCACGCTTGTTCCTAAAACCTGCTGAATCTAGGCACCGCTTGTGGAAGCCCTACTTGGATGGGATTAGATCTGTAAGAAATTATTTACAGTATGACTTCTGAAAGAATAAAATTTTTCCCATAACAGCTTTCTGATGTCTGTGTTACTTGGAAATTATATTACAGTACTTTGGAACTTTAACAGCatggtttaaaaagaaacttggtatacagtgggggaaataagtatcgaaCGCGTcgatatatttccaatgaggctattcacatgaaattttcactagacatcagtattaactcaagaaatccgcaaatataaagaaatccaaacattaaagtccgtaAATAAGTTTTACGTGAATAGCCTCATtcgaaatatatttactgaaaaaaatgttgacgcgtccagtacttatttcccccgacAGTACATCATTTTCCTCTTActtattaattaatatgttgtgtcttttttttttttttaacaatttatggtcaaatttaatgttgtggaacgcaCACAAGACAAGTTAAaacttatattatagcagcttATCAGTCGTTCGCTCACCATGACACAGCTTGTCACGTTCGTAACAAACCCGAACGTACACCTTCCTCTGTCGTGAAGACCTTCCCATGTCGGAAACTTACTGGATACAaagcgctggcactggagactccttacataaatgttaaacatctccttacagagtacgtcaccatatcaacaactatacgtttttctttgttaaacaacaagaAATATTAAGACTGCGATTTGAATTAGAGCCGAAAcaattgtcagagctgctgttatggaaaatgaatcaacaccttctgaccaatcagactgaGGATTACACAAAGCTGTAGTATAATACTTTTAAACTACATTAGCCTGGAAGGAAACTCTGGACACCAAACATGTGATCGCTAATGAACAACATTACCACAATAATGATTTAATCTTAGTCCGGttttctctttcacactctctcacacttttttctatctcactccatctctctccctctctcagtaATGCCCTCTGGCACGGTTTTCCTTCTCCACGGAGGACAAAGCGTGGGTGTTGCGCCACTCCAGTCACTCAGCACTAATCCCTATCACCATCTCGCAGCGGAGTGGAaaatgcgtgcacacacacgcacacacagggggAGCTACGCTCTGATTACGAAGCCACATTCTCACGGCGATAGAGCAAGTGAACGTGATATGGATTATTACAGGAGCAGAGTGCTGCATTTTCCATCCACATGCGTCACCTGGCCGAAGCAGGGCCGCCAGGGACACACGGGCGCAGCACTGACCTCAGAAAGCGTGATGGAGCTGATGACACATCACCAAACAGGCCAGAGGCAAATCTGATATGCCGTGTTGCTCAATCACAGCTTTTCCACATCTAAATCTAATCTGAGTCATCTCAGTTTCAAGATGCACTGATGATTGCTTCATAGTTCTCAGGTTCAGGTCTACTTACCAAGTCGCCTCTTTAGATTATATATAAGTTATTAGTGATATAATAAACAGCACTGATGTAAATGGAGTCACAAACGTCCTTTCCAGGAGTACAAATTAGAGATTTATCGTACGTCTATAAGTATTGTAATTACTAATtaactaaatgaatgaatgaattacttAATTGTTATTTTGGCCTGAATAGATTAAATGGCTTTATGTGTATAATATCAACTATTTGATTTAAAAGTACAATTATACTTATGCAAATTAactcaaattaaaaacaatccAAATGTTTGGTGTCTAAAATTTGCCTCAGATAACAAATAACGCAAGCCTATAGTTAGCATTTGTTACCAGTTGTTAAATTTCCCATTGTGCAAGCTGTGccagtttattttttaaccttagacAGTGCTGAGTTGTTAAACCTACAGCATgtaggatttttctttttttaattattattattattgagttaGTACACAAAAAACTCCTCTAGAATCTAATATTCCTCAGCTGCTGTGAGGCACCCTGACAATCCTGTAACAGTAATTCAGCATTGGTGCTGTGTGTCGGGTCAGAATTGTTGGGAAATTTGATAATGCATATGTCATACACTGCCTCAGAGGTGTCAAACATCATCAGAGCCCAGCTATTGGCACAAAAGAAGTCCAACTACACAGTGACAGGCAGGagccatcagccaatcagtggagagaatgagagagcatTAACAAAGCAAGACAAAGTGTGAAAGATTGCGATTATATGATATACAGTAGAAGGATAAAAGGCTTCAAGATGTGattttagcttctttttttttctttctgaacaaGGATAGTATTTATTTAGGTAGTGAATAAGAGTCAGACAATTTTCTCATGATAGCCAGAATGAATAATGGGACGTGTTGGTGAGTTTTCCACGATCTGTTTGTCCAATCTGTGTCCATTTATTCACTTGTGGGATTCCACTTTTGGGTCCAATACTCCCACTttgatttctattttattttataaacaaatacatattttgcttattttaaattaaagttttcATAACCAAGTGACAAACTGCTAAACGTGTTACTTGTTAGCCTCATACATTAGCCTCATACTGTAGTTCCAGTAAAAATTAGCAATATTTCTTGGCTGCTATTGATCATTTGAGgtacaataaaatgttttgtttctgtgtaaGTATGTATACTAGTTCTTTCATAGATTTGTAACATATTTCTGTACCTTTTTTACTCGCCTCCTAGCAGGATTGAGTTGGCGGTTGTATGTGATGGTGGTATCAGGCTCCCAGTCCATCTCACTACAGTTGAGCTCTAGATCACCCAGCGGTGTCTCACGGAGACCTGAGAAATCTTTACCAAACACGGCCAGTTTGAGAGTGCAGGTCCGAAGCTCTTCTACAGATCCGACCTTCAGAGTGAACGCCTGAGTCTGAGGGTCTAGGCTCAGGCTGTTTCTGCGTGACGGCACTGCCTGCAAGGCAGCAGGGCACACTGGTGGCAGGCTGGCACGCACCATAGCACCACTGAGCCTCCTGGAGCCCCTGAACAGACTGAGGATTGTGACGGTGAGGGTGCCATCTGCTGGACAGAACAGCAAGGAGAACTGAACTGCAGGAGGCTGCTTGTTTGTGAAGGAGCTGCGCCTGGAGCTCAGGCTGGCGCTGTATTGAGATGGAGAGAGCTCCGCCTGCTGGCTGGATGGCTCTTGCTCAGGGTCAGTAGCTGCCAGGAAGCTGTCTCCAATCACTGTTGAGCGACGATCCAGAGCACGGCGTGTTTTAGACACCAGGCTAAGTTTAGGGATACTCGGGAGGGAGGCTCGGCCATGGACGATCGGTTTAAAGGGAGAACAGGGGACAGCGGGAGTGCTCAGGCGGCGTAGGGCGAATCGAGACTTCTGAGG
This region includes:
- the LOC128607018 gene encoding synaptotagmin-5; amino-acid sequence: MRINLEVHLQILLAVGLAVFCFGLVLGCIICWRRRKSRSSDTKEEGFYLQSGPTDHVTVTLSSSPSIKILPVKQQYEELEGDVLDYPSEASSFTPSDDNQSSFPQVATSLKGPQKSRFALRRLSTPAVPCSPFKPIVHGRASLPSIPKLSLVSKTRRALDRRSTVIGDSFLAATDPEQEPSSQQAELSPSQYSASLSSRRSSFTNKQPPAVQFSLLFCPADGTLTVTILSLFRGSRRLSGAMVRASLPPVCPAALQAVPSRRNSLSLDPQTQAFTLKVGSVEELRTCTLKLAVFGKDFSGLRETPLGDLELNCSEMDWEPDTTITYNRQLNPARRRVKKSHSTQDSLGSMRTSVCISKPLGQLFVLLQYQTQAHRIKVMVRKAENLAKLTRMPGAADHYVVINMRQGGKVISTKETKGASGSNAVWNAPFLFDLPPGDIIRLPLVLEFIVMQGRLYTKSSVLGRVLIGSEGPEVGQQHWKEMCSRGQVETARWHTLQSDTP